In Camelina sativa cultivar DH55 chromosome 16, Cs, whole genome shotgun sequence, a single window of DNA contains:
- the LOC104750999 gene encoding uncharacterized protein LOC104750999, with translation MSFTASSISSLTSPSSSLVSLNDLPPSFFLGTTLVKPTSLTHSRPLRLSASFVPAKKAVSLATANDVVPETAPTSASEVVSSFYAAINVHDLSSVTDLIAQNCVYEDLVFSSPFVGRKAILDFFGKFIKSTSTDLQFVIDDISTEDSSAVGVSWHLEWKGKNFPFSKGCSFYRLEVIDGKRQIVYGRDCVEPAIKPGESVLVAIKGVTWLLQKFPQLADQF, from the exons ATGAGCTTCACTGCTTCTTCGATCTCTTCTTTAACGTCTCCTTCCTCCTCACTCGTCTCTCTCAACGATCTTCCTCCCTCCTTCTTCCTCGGAACTACACTCGTCAAGCCAACAAGTCTTACTCATTCACGGCCTCTTCGATTGTCTGCATCCTTTGTTCCCGCTAAAAAAGCTGTGTCGCTGGCGACAGCTAACGATGTTGTTCCCGAAACGGCTCCGACATCAGCCTCAGAGGTTGTCTCCAGCTTCTACGCCGCTATTAACGTCCATGATTTATCCTCTGTCACAGACCTCATCGCTCAAAACTGCGTCTATGAGGATCTTGTCTTCTCATCCCCCTTCGTTGGCCGGAAG GCAATTCTTGATTTCTTCGGAAAATTCATTAAATCAACGAGTACAGATCTGCAATTCGTGATAGATGACATCTCAACAGAGGACTCATCAGCTGTTGGAGTTTCATGGCATTTAG AGTGGAAGGGAAAGAATTTTCCATTTAGCAAAGGTTGCAGCTTTTACCGGCTAGAAGTGATTGATGGCAAGAGACAGATTGT ATATGGAAGGGACTGCGTTGAGCCTGCAATCAAACCTGGAGAATCAGTTCTG GTTGCTATAAAGGGAGTTACCTGGCTGCTTCAGAAATTTCCTCAACTGGCTGACCAATTCTGA
- the LOC104751000 gene encoding uncharacterized protein LOC104751000, translating into MATTASSSLPRNYSFTPPRPPPSSIRGPGTLPLYLRRNRRLALTYRLDQNSKQRSGVGNIRCEATEVSSSSSSSSSSVSSPGRNWVPVVPLSALPKGERRVVIQDDETILLLWYKNDVFAIENRSPAEGAYSEGLLNARLTQDGCIVCPATESTFDLRTGEIREWYPKNPVLRVLTPALRKLFVYPVKYDEENIYISIRNSGKAEAAAEIVFSGKAQPGLTATNVNVDEVRMVVDEGSQGFGFTVKNEIINGKAAVIGFLLLLDFELLTGKGLLKGTGFLDFLYSASDAFK; encoded by the exons ATGGCGACCACCGCATCTTCATCTCTCCCCCGTAATTACTCCTTCACACCTCCTCGTCCTCCTCCGTCTTCAATCCGCGGACCTGGAACGTTGCCGCTCTACCTCCGCCGTAACCGCCGATTAGCTCTAACCTACCGATTGGATCAGAATTCGAAGCAGAGGAGTGGTGTTGGAAACATCAGATGCGAGGCGACGGaggtttcatcatcatcttcttcttcttcttcgtctgttTCCTCACCTGGAAGAAATTGGGTGCCGGTTGTGCCGTTATCAGCGCTTCCTAAAGGTGAACGACGAGTTGTTATTCAAGACGATGAGACGATATTGTTGCTTTGGTATAAGAACGATGTGTTTGCGATTGAGAATCGTTCTCCAGCTGAAGGAGCTTATAGCGAAGGACTTCTCAACGCTAGACTCACTCAG GATGGTTGCATTGTGTGCCCAGCAACGGAAAGTACATTTGATCTTAGAACTGGAGAGATCCGGGAATGGTACCCAAAAAACCCGGTTCTAAGAGTGTTGACACCTGCACTGAGGAAACTATTTGTATACCCTGTCAAatatgatgaagaaaacatcTACATCAGCATTAGAAACAGCGGGAAAGCAGAGGCAGCTGCTGAGATTGTCTTTAGTGGAAAAGCTCAGCCTGGGCTGACAGCAACAAATGTCAATGTAGACGAG GTGAGAATGGTGGTGGACGAGGGTTCACAAGGATTTGGTTTCACGGTGAAGAACGAAATAATAAACGGGAAGGCGGCAGTGATAGGATTCTTGCTGCTGTTAGATTTTGAGCTATTGACAGGTAAAGGTCTATTGAAGGGGACAGGGTTCTTGGACTTCCTTTACTCTGCTTCAGATGCTTTCAAGTAG